GATGGCGAGCTGCCACCGCTTTTCCGCAGCATATTCATTGGCGTGCAGGGCGATGGCTGGTTCGATATTTTCGTGCACGGCGGGGTCGCGAGCCTGAGGGAAAACAAGGCGTTTCATGCAATCTGGACGGCCGAAAGGCTTGCCGGGATCTCTCAGCAGACCGACAAACTGCTTACGACCGTCGAACAGGCCTCGATCGATGCCGAAAGACGGCACCAGGAAGCCGAGCGACGTGGCGAGCGTATTGAAGGCAAGATTGATGTCATCCTGGCAAACACCGGAGGAGAGGCGAGCGTCATAGGCGGGGCGGCATCGAGAGCCTCATCCGTCGGCCGATCGTCAGACCCACTGATGGCATACGAGCCGTCGCCCACGGCGACGAGGGCGGCCAGGTCACCTTCGCGTCGCGTGGCTGCGGAGCCCGGGCAGGTGGACCGTGTCGGCCGGTCCCCCGCGGTGATGCTTCTCGGCCTTCTCGTCATTGGCGCGCTGACCGGTGTCGGGCTGTCCTGGCAGCACATCGTGCCCCTCTTGGCCTCCGCGCCGGCGATCGCGGCCAACCCGTGTGACTTCTTGGCCAAGGCTCCCTGGGACAAGGACAGTCCCTATAGCGGCCCCGCGCGCCATGACCTCCCATTGCAGGAAGTGGCAAGCGACGCGCTCAGCGCGTGCCGGGACGCCCATGCCAAATATCCCAATGAGGCACGCTTTCAGTATCAACTTGGACGCGCCTTGCGCGCCCGGGCCAATTCGGGGCGCTCGCCGGACGCCAAACGCGACCTCGAAGAGATGCACAGCTTCGTGTCCGCCGCATTCAACAAGAACTATCCGGCAGCGCGTCTTGATTACGCCTATAATCTGATCCGGGGCCTGGGCGTAGGCAAGAATCCGGAGCAAGGGTGGCGCGTGCTCCTCCAGCAGTTGCGTCCGGATGCCGATCCCTCGTCGTGGGACGCGTGGTCCGCAAGCGAGGCCTGCGCCCATCTTTTCGAGGGCTTCGCAACACCACCGGGCGTTCCGGAAGGGCAGCGGAACGCGCTGGCATTCAGGTATTGCGACGCATCCTTCAAGAAGGATCGCAACCCCTGGGCCGCGAGCTATTTGTCGGTCATGTATTTTCGGGGCCAGGGCGTCACGGCCAACCCTGAGCAGGCGTTCACCTATGCCGCGCTTGCCGAGCCAACGCGGATTCCGGGCGCTCTACATGATCTCGGCTGGTTCTATCAAGAAGGCGCCGGCGGGGCCGGGCAATCAATGTCGACCGGGCAGCGCCTCAAGCGAGCGACGGAGTTGTTCCTGGAAGCGACCAAAGTGCACGAACGCCAAACGGGGCGCTACTATACCAAATCCGATAATCAGTTGTGCTTCATCTATTTTGGTGTCCTGAGGGAAGGCGCTGCTTTCGAAGATGAAATTAGTCCGATTTCCAGTCAGGACATCATCAATATCTGCCGAAGGGCAGAGGAGGCGGGTTGTCCGTCGGGTTTCTATGCGTTCGCCAGAATGTATTCGACCGGCAGCTATTCAGCGGTCGGGATTCCCAAGGACGGAAACGTGGCGACGGCATATCAGGGCCGGTTCGAGCGCGCCAAAGCACAACGGCCGAACAGTTGCTTGTGACCAAGTCCGGCCGGCATCGCCTTGATGGCGCACCGCAAAGAGGTGACGGCGCTGAATGCGACCGCGTCGTCTAAACCGCCACCGTCGCCCCGAAACGCTCCTCGAAGCTGCGCCTCAGCACCGTGTCGACCTCTTCCATGGTCACCGGCAGGCCGAGGTCGACCAGGCTGGTGATGCCGTAGCGCGGGTCCTCGATGCCGCAGGCGACGATGCCGCCGAAATGGTCGAGATCCGGTTCGACGTTCAGCGAGATGCCATGCAGGGTCACCCAGCGCTTCACGCGGATGCCGATGGCGGCGATCTTGTCCTCGTGGCCGGCGCCCTTGTCCGGGCGTCTCACCCAGACGCCGACCCGGTCCTCGCGCCGCTCGCCGCGGATGTTGAAGCCGGCCAGCGTCGCGATGATCCAGGCTTCCAGCGCCGCGACGAAGACGCGCAGGTCGCGCTTGCGCCGGTTCAGGTCGAGCATGACATAGGCGACCCGCTGGCCGGGACCGTGATAGGTCATCTGGCCGCCGCGGCCGGCCTCGAACACCGGAAAGCGGGCGTCGATCAGGCCGGCGCCGCGGGCGCTGGTGCCGGCGGTATAGAGCGGCGGATGTTCGAGCAGCCAGATGCGCTCGGCCGCCCGGCCTTCCGAGATCGCCTGGACATGCCGGTCCATTTCGGCCAGCGCATCCTCATAGGCGACCGGCTCCGGCGCGATCAGCCATTCGACCGGCGCCGCGCCGTCGACCGGCGTCAGCGCGCCGACTAATTCCTCGCGGGTATTTACCACTCGTTCACCATGATCATGGTCTGGTAACAGCCACTCCTGCTGGTGCATTCATGGCGCAAATCGAAACTGTATCGCTCGACATCTCGGTGGTCCTCGGCACGACGAAAATGCCGATCCACCAGATGCTGCGCATGGCCCGTGGCGCCATCATCGAACTCGATGCCACGGAGGACGACGAGGTGCAAATCCTGGCCAATGACATGCCGATCGCCCGCGGCCAGGTGGTGATCAACGGCAACCGCATTGGCGTCCAGATCACCGAAATGCTGCCGCGCCCGGTCGAGCTGCGTTAGGGCGAACGAGCGAATAGCGAATGGCGAATAGCGAATGGGGGAAGAAGAGCCCTGAGCCGCCGGGCGCGCCTCCTTCCCGCTCGCTATTCGCCATCCGCCTCGCCAATTTCGCCATAACCCAGCCGGTCGAGCGCGCCCTGCAGGATGAAGGCGGCGGCCATCTTGTCGACCAGCTCGGCGCGGCGCGCCCGCGAGGCATCGGCCTCGAGCAAGGTGCGGGTGACCGCCGCGGTCGACATGCGTTCGTCCCAGAACACGATGGGCAAGGTGGTCTTCGGCACCAGATTGCGCACGAAGGAGCGGGTTGATTGCGCCCGCGGCCCCTCGGTGCCGTCCATGTTCTTCGGCAAGCCGATCAGCAGCGCGCCGACATCGTGTTTGGCGGCCAAAGCCAGCAGCGCCGCGACATCGGGGGTGAATTTCACCCGCCGGATCGTCTCCAGGGGCGTCGCGATCGTCCAGTTCACGTCCGATAGCGCCAGCCCGATCGTCTTGGTGCCGAGGTCGAGCCCCATCACCCGCTGCCCCCTGGCGACCTGGGCCCGGACCTCGGCCAGTTCCACGATCGCCATGCTGCTGCCCATCCTTGCCGTGCGTTGTGACCATCCGTGCGGCCTCTATACTGCCGAACCGGACGAAGTCCTACCGCATGAGGAGACGCCTGATGAAACTCACCTGGTTCGGCCATTCCGCCTTTCGGCTCGAGTTCGGCCAGTCGATCGTGCTGATCGATCCGTTCCTGACCGGCAATCCGTCATTCACCGGCAACCGCGCCGAGGCGATCGCCGGCGCGACCCATGTCCTGCTGACCCATGGCCACTCCGATCATGTCGGCGATACGCTGACGATCGCGGCCGAAACCGGCGCCAAGGTGGTGACCAATTTCGACCTGTGCATGGTGCTGGCCTCGAAGGGGCTGAAAACCTTCGACCCGATGAACTGCGGTGGCACCACCGACCAGGGCGACTTCACGGTGTCGCTGACCAACGCACTGCATTCGTCCTGCGATTTTCACGACGGCATCAGCCACGCGCTGGGCAATCCGAACGGCCTGGTGATCAAGGTCAAGGGCAGGCCCAACCTCTATGCCATGGGCGATACCGACATGATGCCGGACATGGCGCTGATCGCCGAATATCACAAGCCGTCGCTGGCGCTGGTGCCGGTCGGCGACCGTTTCACCATGGGCGGCGATGCCGCCGCCTTCGCCTGCCGCAAGTTCTTCGATTTCGACACGGTCGTTCCCTGCCACTACGGCACTTTCCCGATCATCGACCAGACCGCCGACAAATTCGTCGGCGCCATGGGCGGGTCCAGGACCAAGGTGGCGGTGCCGAAAGTGGGGGAAAGCCTGACGCTGTGAGAAGAGCGAAGGGCGAGTAGCGAGTAGGGCTGCGCGCAACCCTCGCCCACGGCTTCGCGGGAGAGGGTTTACGCGCGCGGCGCTCGCGGCTTCATCCCCATTCGCTATTTGCCACTCGCTATTCGCTTTTTTACCCCCCGAACCCCCGGATCATCGTCATGAACCGGACCTGCTCGGTGGCGTCGGCCTTGAACAGGCCGGTAAAGCCTGTCGTGATGGTCGAGACGCCCTGTTTCTGCACGCCGCGCATCGACATGCACATGTGCTCGGCCTCGACCAGCACGGCGATGCCGCGCGGACGCAGGCTCTCCTCGATGGCGCCGACGATCTCGGCCGTCATGTTCTCCTGCGTCTGCAGGCGACGGGCGAAGATATCGACCACGCGGGCGAGCTTGGACAGGCCGACGACGCCGTCGCGCGGGTAATAGGCGATATGCGCCTTGCCCTGGATCGGCACGATATGGTGCTCGCAGTGGGAAAAGAACGGAATGTCGCGCACCAGCACGACATCGCCATAACCGCCGACTTCCTCGAAAACCGTCCCCAGCTCGTCCGCGGCCGACTGGCCATAGCCGCGAAACAGATCCTCCCAGGATTTCACCATGCGACGCGGCGTGTCGAGCAGGCCTTCCCGATCGGGATCCTCACCAACCCATTCGATCAGGGTACGAACAGCGGCTTCGGCTTCCTCTCGTGTCGGACGGCGATGACGCTTTGCCTCGGGACCCTTGTGAACCGGAAGGGTCGTAACGACGGCATCCATGACTCAACTCCAGTAGAGGGACGTTCCCAACGGCTTTCTTGCGGCGGTGCGGGGCAGGCTGTCTTTTCTGGAAGATCAAGAACTTGGCTGGAAGGTCAAGAACTTGGCTGGAGGATCAAGAGGTCAGGGTAGGACGAAATGCATGCCCGATAGCGCCGGTGCAACGCCCCGGTGTGGTCCGGGGTTCCATGTCTACACGCGAGGCATATATGATGGATGCATCTGAACGGCCCATGAACAGTTGTTCATCTTTCGGCCGCAGGGAACCGCCGCCGTGATCGACGATATCTACAACAAGCGCATCCTGGAATTGGCCGCCGATATCCCGCGGCTCGGCCGCCTGGCGCAGCCGCAGGCGAGCGCCACAGCCCATTCCAAGCTCTGCGGTTCGACGGTGACCGTCGATCTCGTCATGGACGGCGACCGGGTCGCCGATTTCGCCCATGAGGTGAAGGCCTGCGCGCTCGGCCAGGCCTCGTCCTCGATCATGGCGCGCCATGTCGTCGGCTCCAGCGCCGCGGAACTCCGGGACTTGCGTGAGGCGGTCAGGCGCATGCTGAAGGAAAACGGTCAGCCGCCTTCGGGCAAATGGGCCGATATCGCGGTGCTCGAGCCGGTGCGCGACTACAAGGCCCGCCATGCCTCGACACTCCTGACCTTCGACGCGGTGGTCGACGCGATCGGCAAGATCCAGGCGGCGCGGGCACCCGAAGCCGCCGAATAGATCCGTGAGCCCCGACAGCCGGCGCCCATGCTAAGAGGCAGCCGATGAGCGGCTCCGATCTCGACCGGCTGTTTGACGACAAGCGTCCGCGGCGCTGGCCGAGGCTGGCCGGCCATTGGCTGCTGCGCGGCTACCAGCTGAGCATTTCCATGCTGGTCGGCCGCTGGTGCCGGCATATGCCCAGCTGTTCGGCCTATATGGACGAGGCGGTCATGCGCCATGGCCTCTGGGCCGGCGGCTGGACCGGTTTTGCCAGGCTTTGCCGCTGCCATCCGCTTGGCACTTCCGGCATCGACAACCCGCCGCTCGTCCTGCCGGACCGGGCACGCTGGTTTCTGCCCTGGCGTTACGGTCAATGGCGCTGGCGCAGGGGCGGGCCGGTCTGCGAAGCCGTGGACGTCGCTCAGAAACCTTGATCCCCCCGCGATCAGAAACCTTGATCCCCCCGCGATCAGAAACCTTGATCCCCCCGCGATCAGAAACCTTGATCCCCTCGCGATCAGAAACCTTGATCCCCCGCAATCAGAAACCTTGATCGCGGGTGATGATGCCATAACCCTCCAGGATGCCCCGTTCGGGATAGAAGGCATCGTGCTGTTCGCCGTCCATCAGGCCGCCGAGCGCCGGATCGAGACCCATGTCGCCGAAATAGCCGCGCACCCGCTCCAGGGTCGCGGCGATCAGTTTCTGCCGGAGCGCGTCGGGCAAGGCGCCGCCGGCCGGATGGCGGAAGTCGATCGGACTGATCGAGATGACCGCTCCGGGGGCTGCCGCCCGCTGCACGCCGGCAACCAGGAGGTAGAGGCAGGAGCCGTAACAGACGCCGTCGAGGGCGAGCGTCGGGGTCTCGCCGGACCGTTCGGTGCGCGCCACGATCGTGTCGAGCCTGGCGCGCCTGACGATCCGGCCGAGCGCCATCGAGACGTCGACAAGGCCGCCTTCCGAATGGATGGCGATCGGCGGCCTGGCGGTCCCGAGCTGCTGCACCAGGGCGGCGAAGGTCACCACCGTGCCGGGCAGGATCACGCCTTCGGCGGCGATCCATTCCGAACAGCCCTGGCCGCAGGCGCCGGGCGTGCCGGTCATCCGGGTAAAGGTCATCGGTGTCATCGCCGGCTGGGCCGCGCGCGGGGCAGGGGCAGGCGATAGCGCCTCGCCCGGCGTCGCCGGCGGGGGCGCCGGCTGGGCATGCGCCGGCGGCACCGGCCAGAGGCTTGCCGCGAGACCGGCGAGAAGGGCGAGGGTCATGCGCATCGCCGCCAAGGCTAGCCGTCGCCGCCGGCCGGGGGAAGAACGATCGATCGCGCAAGGATTGATCGGCCAAGGATTGATCGTCCAAGCATTGATCGTCCAAGCATTGCCCTGGCCGCCGGGCTCCGCTATCCCAGCCTCCTTCGTCGACCGTATGCCGCGCCTGTGTGCGGCAAGTCCGGCTGACGGATCCACCCTATCGTCCACCCCCTTACCTGCTCTGTCGGCAGGAGTGAGAGGAGAATTCCATGCCCGTGCTGACTTTCCCCGATGGCGCGAAACGTTCCTATGATGCCGGTGCGACCGGCCTCGACGTCGCCAAGGCCATTGCCCCTTCGCTTGCCAAAAGATCGATTGCCGTGAAGCTCGACGGGGTGGTCACCGACCTCTCCGATCCGATCCTGCGCGACGCCAATATCGAATTCCTGTCGCGCGAGAGCGCCGAGGCGCTCGAGCTGATCCGCCACGACGCCGCCCATGTGATGGCGGAAGCGGTGCAGAAGCTGTGGCCGGGCACCCAGGTGACCATTGGCCCGGTGATCGAGAACGGCTTCTATTACGACTTCTTCCGCAACGAGCCGTTCACGCCGGAAGATTTCGGCGCGATCGAAGCCGAGATGCGCAAGATCATCGCCGCCAACAAGCCCTTCACCAAGCGCGTCGTGTCGCGCGAAGAGGCGATCCGGATCTTCCGGGACAAGGGCGAGGCCTTCAAGGTCGAACTGGTCGAGGCGATCCCCGCCGACCAGCAGATCAAGCTTTATGACCAGGGCGGCTGGTTCGATCTCTGCCGCGGCCCGCACATGGCCTCGACCGGCCAGATCGGCAATTCCTTCAAGCTGATGCGGGTGGCGGGTGCCTATTGGCGCGGCGACGCCAAGAACCCGATGCTGACCCGCATCTATGCCACGGCCTGGCGCACCGACGACGAGCTGAAGGCTTATGCCCACATGCTCGAGGAAGCCGAGAAGCGGGACCACCGCAAGCTCGGCCGCGAAATGGACCTGTTCCACTTCCAGGAGGAGGGGCCGGGCGTCGTGTTCTGGCACGCCAAGGGCTGGACCATGTTCCAGAACCTGGTCGCCTATATGCGCCGCCGCCTCAACGAGATGGAATACCAGGAGGTCAATGCGCCGCAGCTGCTCGACAAGTCGTTGTGGGAGACCTCGGGCCATTGGGAGTGGTATCGCGAGAACATGTTCGCGGCCCAGTCGGCCGGCGACGAAGCCGAGGACAAGCGCTGGTTCGCGATCAAGCCGATGAACTGCCCTGGCCACGTCCAGATCTTCAAGCATGGCTTGAAGAGTTACCGCGATCTACCGATGAAACTTGCGGAATTCGGCGTCGTTCACCGCTACGAACCATCAGGCGCCCTGCATGGCCTGATGCGCGTGCGCGGTTTCACCCAGGACGACGCCCATGTCTTCTGCACCGACGAGCAGATGGCCGCGGAATGTATCCGCATCAACGAGCTGATCCTGACCACCTATGCCGATTTCGGCTTCGACGAGATCGTGGTGAAGCTGTCGACCCGGCCCGACAAGCGGGTCGGTACCGACGCCATGTGGGATCGCGCCGAAGAGGTCATGGGCGAGGTGCTGAAGACCATTGCGCACCAGTCCGGCAACCGCATCAAGACCGCGATCAATCCGGGCGAGGGCGCCTTCTACGGGCCGAAATTCGAATATGTGCTGCGTGACGCCATTGGCCGGGAATGGCAATGCGGCACGACCCAGGTCGATTTCAACCTGCCGGAACGGTTCGGCGCCTTCTATATTGGCCCCGATGGCGAAAAGACCACGCCGGTCATGATCCACCGGGCGATCTGCGGTTCGATGGAGCGTTTCATCGGCATTCTCATCGAGCACTATGCCGGCCATTTCCCGTTCTGGTTCGCGCCGAAACAGGTGATCATCTGCCCGATCACCTCGGAGGCCGACGATTACGGCCTGGAAGTGCTCGCCGCCTGCCGCAAGGCCGGGCTGAGGGCCGATGCCGACCTGCGCAACGAGAAGATCTCCTACAAGGTGCGCGAGCACTCGCTCGGCAAGGTCCCGGTGATCCTGGCGGTCGGCAAGAAAGAGGCGGCCGAGCGCTCCGTCTCGGTCCGCCGGCTCGGCTCGCAGGCGCAGGAGACCGTCAGCCTCGACCAGATCGTCGCCACCTTGACCGATGAAGCGACCCCGCCGGATGTCCGGCGCGCCCGCGCGGCGTGATCGAATTCAGGGGCCTTGGTGAAAGCCAAGGCCCCTGTCTTTTGGCGGGCGGGAAACGGGATCTCCGCAGAAAGGTCGGTTGTCCTTTCTGGCGCGCGCTCCGGAACCACCGGCCCCACCTCGCCCCGGCGGGGAGAGGTCGGCGCGCCAGCGCCGGGAGAGGGGGAATAGATCTTTCCCAACAGGGCTTTATGCGCTTCGCAAGATGCCTCTTCGACGAGCGCCCCACCCCCCTCTCCCGCTGGGGCTACGACATTCACACATCTCTCAAAGCGGCCTGAATTCGCCACCTCTCAAGGCTTCGCACGAGAACCACGGATAGCGCATGCGCCGTCCTTTTTCGTCATGGCCGGCCTTGTGCCGGCCATCCACGCATTGCCTTGACCGCGGAGGACGTGGATGGCCGTGACAAGCACGGCCATGACGAAGCGAGAAACACCGCGCCAAGACATGGATTGTCGAGATGTGTGAATCCGATAGCCCGCTGGGGAGAGGTGAAGGTCGTGGTTCCGGCGCGACCCTCGAAGGACGGCTATCCCTGTTGCAAGGGAAGAGACGCTGGCCCCTGATGCGCAGCACCAACGTGCCAAACCCTACCGCGCGACGACCTGAAGCTCCAGGTCCTTGCCCGCTTCGACCTGGAATTTCCGGTTGAACACGCGGCCCTCATAGCGGGCGATGGCGAGATATTCGCCCTCCTGCAGCACCATGGAGGGGAAGGCGCCGATCGATTCCTTGATCACGTCGCCGCCGGGCGTCAGCACGGTCCAGGCGGCATTGCCGATCGGCTCGCCGCCTTCGCG
This portion of the Phreatobacter stygius genome encodes:
- the folE gene encoding GTP cyclohydrolase I FolE, producing MDAVVTTLPVHKGPEAKRHRRPTREEAEAAVRTLIEWVGEDPDREGLLDTPRRMVKSWEDLFRGYGQSAADELGTVFEEVGGYGDVVLVRDIPFFSHCEHHIVPIQGKAHIAYYPRDGVVGLSKLARVVDIFARRLQTQENMTAEIVGAIEESLRPRGIAVLVEAEHMCMSMRGVQKQGVSTITTGFTGLFKADATEQVRFMTMIRGFGG
- a CDS encoding FliM/FliN family flagellar motor switch protein, with amino-acid sequence MAQIETVSLDISVVLGTTKMPIHQMLRMARGAIIELDATEDDEVQILANDMPIARGQVVINGNRIGVQITEMLPRPVELR
- the thrS gene encoding threonine--tRNA ligase; this encodes MPVLTFPDGAKRSYDAGATGLDVAKAIAPSLAKRSIAVKLDGVVTDLSDPILRDANIEFLSRESAEALELIRHDAAHVMAEAVQKLWPGTQVTIGPVIENGFYYDFFRNEPFTPEDFGAIEAEMRKIIAANKPFTKRVVSREEAIRIFRDKGEAFKVELVEAIPADQQIKLYDQGGWFDLCRGPHMASTGQIGNSFKLMRVAGAYWRGDAKNPMLTRIYATAWRTDDELKAYAHMLEEAEKRDHRKLGREMDLFHFQEEGPGVVFWHAKGWTMFQNLVAYMRRRLNEMEYQEVNAPQLLDKSLWETSGHWEWYRENMFAAQSAGDEAEDKRWFAIKPMNCPGHVQIFKHGLKSYRDLPMKLAEFGVVHRYEPSGALHGLMRVRGFTQDDAHVFCTDEQMAAECIRINELILTTYADFGFDEIVVKLSTRPDKRVGTDAMWDRAEEVMGEVLKTIAHQSGNRIKTAINPGEGAFYGPKFEYVLRDAIGREWQCGTTQVDFNLPERFGAFYIGPDGEKTTPVMIHRAICGSMERFIGILIEHYAGHFPFWFAPKQVIICPITSEADDYGLEVLAACRKAGLRADADLRNEKISYKVREHSLGKVPVILAVGKKEAAERSVSVRRLGSQAQETVSLDQIVATLTDEATPPDVRRARAA
- a CDS encoding sel1 repeat family protein; amino-acid sequence: MIRKSLSCLVFGIGGAVLLAESSPSALGVAAIAGSLMTGAAGNFLHEIADKTDRRLLTAIFRRRPEINENNHILLALRQAHLLALDRVLTRYDSAWRDDRDASRSAKAERFSREARRFLKEAKLEAKTGAGALTDLERTVFAELPAAFNAAFAAGGKKSPEAALVDAQELRKDAEAAVLAELLMETGTDDGELPPLFRSIFIGVQGDGWFDIFVHGGVASLRENKAFHAIWTAERLAGISQQTDKLLTTVEQASIDAERRHQEAERRGERIEGKIDVILANTGGEASVIGGAASRASSVGRSSDPLMAYEPSPTATRAARSPSRRVAAEPGQVDRVGRSPAVMLLGLLVIGALTGVGLSWQHIVPLLASAPAIAANPCDFLAKAPWDKDSPYSGPARHDLPLQEVASDALSACRDAHAKYPNEARFQYQLGRALRARANSGRSPDAKRDLEEMHSFVSAAFNKNYPAARLDYAYNLIRGLGVGKNPEQGWRVLLQQLRPDADPSSWDAWSASEACAHLFEGFATPPGVPEGQRNALAFRYCDASFKKDRNPWAASYLSVMYFRGQGVTANPEQAFTYAALAEPTRIPGALHDLGWFYQEGAGGAGQSMSTGQRLKRATELFLEATKVHERQTGRYYTKSDNQLCFIYFGVLREGAAFEDEISPISSQDIINICRRAEEAGCPSGFYAFARMYSTGSYSAVGIPKDGNVATAYQGRFERAKAQRPNSCL
- the lipB gene encoding lipoyl(octanoyl) transferase LipB, with product MVNTREELVGALTPVDGAAPVEWLIAPEPVAYEDALAEMDRHVQAISEGRAAERIWLLEHPPLYTAGTSARGAGLIDARFPVFEAGRGGQMTYHGPGQRVAYVMLDLNRRKRDLRVFVAALEAWIIATLAGFNIRGERREDRVGVWVRRPDKGAGHEDKIAAIGIRVKRWVTLHGISLNVEPDLDHFGGIVACGIEDPRYGITSLVDLGLPVTMEEVDTVLRRSFEERFGATVAV
- a CDS encoding iron-sulfur cluster assembly scaffold protein; amino-acid sequence: MIDDIYNKRILELAADIPRLGRLAQPQASATAHSKLCGSTVTVDLVMDGDRVADFAHEVKACALGQASSSIMARHVVGSSAAELRDLREAVRRMLKENGQPPSGKWADIAVLEPVRDYKARHASTLLTFDAVVDAIGKIQAARAPEAAE
- the yidD gene encoding membrane protein insertion efficiency factor YidD; this translates as MSGSDLDRLFDDKRPRRWPRLAGHWLLRGYQLSISMLVGRWCRHMPSCSAYMDEAVMRHGLWAGGWTGFARLCRCHPLGTSGIDNPPLVLPDRARWFLPWRYGQWRWRRGGPVCEAVDVAQKP
- the ruvX gene encoding Holliday junction resolvase RuvX; the encoded protein is MAIVELAEVRAQVARGQRVMGLDLGTKTIGLALSDVNWTIATPLETIRRVKFTPDVAALLALAAKHDVGALLIGLPKNMDGTEGPRAQSTRSFVRNLVPKTTLPIVFWDERMSTAAVTRTLLEADASRARRAELVDKMAAAFILQGALDRLGYGEIGEADGE
- a CDS encoding metal-dependent hydrolase, yielding MKLTWFGHSAFRLEFGQSIVLIDPFLTGNPSFTGNRAEAIAGATHVLLTHGHSDHVGDTLTIAAETGAKVVTNFDLCMVLASKGLKTFDPMNCGGTTDQGDFTVSLTNALHSSCDFHDGISHALGNPNGLVIKVKGRPNLYAMGDTDMMPDMALIAEYHKPSLALVPVGDRFTMGGDAAAFACRKFFDFDTVVPCHYGTFPIIDQTADKFVGAMGGSRTKVAVPKVGESLTL